A single window of Montipora capricornis isolate CH-2021 chromosome 14, ASM3666992v2, whole genome shotgun sequence DNA harbors:
- the LOC138031943 gene encoding adrenocorticotropic hormone receptor-like yields the protein MLSTEDDYNFKVLKYLDVQEVLSILKHMLIWFNQTEYFEYTEVTMADQFCRHHLDEIRHIAESHRTTLFSLYVLNIVFSLMATFGSTLAIQALRKTLLLPTNIRKLLLSLAFSDLAVGLFAHIMLAVVFKVSINYNLEVLCPVTLTFCYVILYLLVCASFLNVTAIAVDRLFAVSLHLRYQELVTPKRVTVALVAVWLTSCTSACVFVTTLTLNLPLVLSSVGFLLTTVAYFRVYEVARYHGNQIHNQTQQQNSQAVVLLRERKSALNVVYIYAVFVACYLPNFCCLVLLKAGNRPDSVLEVYHITIFVILLNSSLNPFIYCWRFPEVRGIMKRMLKKFFRVPGG from the coding sequence ATGCTGTCTACGGAAGATGATTATAATTTTAAGGTCCTTAAATACCTGGACGTGCAAGAGGTATTGAGTATTTTAAAACACATGTTAATTTGGTTCAACCAAACCGAGTACTTTGAATATACTGAAGTCACCATGGCCGACCAGTTCTGCAGACACCACTTGGATGAAATTCGACATATTGCTGAATCTCACAGAACAACACTGTTTTCGCTATATGtgttaaacattgttttttctCTCATGGCAACATTTGGAAGTACTCTGGCTATTCAAGCGTTGAGGAAAACTCTATTACTGCCAACTAATATTAGAAAACTGCTTCTGAGTCTTGCCTTCTCTGATCTTGCCGTGGGATTATTCGCTCACATAATGCTCGCAGTGGTCTTCAAAGTGTCAATAAACTACAACCTTGAAGTACTCTGTCCTGTGACTTTAACCTTTTGCTACGTTATTCTATATCTTCTAGTCTGCGCATCCTTCTTGAATGTTACCGCCATTGCTGTTGACAGACTTTTCGCTGTTTCTCTTCATCTGAGATATCAAGAGCTTGTGACTCCGAAACGAGTTACTGTAGCCTTAGTTGCAGTATGGCTGACAAGCTGTACCTCTGCTTGTGTTTTCGTCACCACGTTGACCCTGAATCTTCCACTTGTTCTTTCGTCAGTCGGATTTCTTTTGACAACAGTTGCATATTTTCGTGTTTACGAAGTGGCAAGATATCATGGGAATCAAATTCATAATCAAACTCAGCAGCAAAATTCGCAGGCAGTGGTGCTCCTTCGAGAACGGAAGTCTGCCTTGAATGTTGTTTATATTTACGCTGTATTTGTGGCGTGTTATCTTCCGAATTTTTGCTGTTTGGTTTTACTGAAAGCAGGAAACCGGCCTGACTCTGTCTTGGAAGTCTATCATATCACAATCTTTGTCATTCTCCTTAATTCTTCGTTAAATCCTTTTATTTACTGTTGGCGCTTTCCTGAGGTCCGTGGAATTATGAAGAGAATGTTGAAGAAATTTTTCCGTGTTCCCGGAGGATAA